The Girardinichthys multiradiatus isolate DD_20200921_A chromosome Y, DD_fGirMul_XY1, whole genome shotgun sequence genome has a window encoding:
- the LOC124864705 gene encoding uncharacterized protein LOC124864705 codes for MALRRSASMLLASMIVLHWATFFAWSDSSTSVLTVVNSQLNYERREKTEKTLNVVKDSLLLFQDVMENIDSEKLSTVLQGISSFASLAPGVGALVSSVINMVLAFIPQDDPVLNEVKKGFVEVNQKLDSLSIKISNLATHVEWTNYASVYSRDEATILNVWKKFDEFLDKTGSQHVKENNQNAEIFINYYKSCGAESSVSNLYRYLTVDSMSLSENLNNLLKKKFKCDLYMIGRYNLYLSSLFWKGMVLNQFYWKLTGVKTKGKEAEHVQMFKKVSEAQLSAVKFCLNNYEQYLKNDVEEITKDLSPDKKAIALKVKEVLDNKYRWYSWVVVVFDQSKSKNHQLYARFVFKIGSLVVAVDYTVKSSMIHVKEVKNTIRSCFENKKCEIETTAQKCSHQWHPKDHDDEITISFEKYAVVTQVAYKNAFEEVPAPFHRVKCSWDGYDSWISVHYSRTEPVCSSNRCKNNGKCKRLLRSNEWLCECQDGYYGDTCEKMMNMTVTPVPVPTSPVESKQQIIMKTVKKSYILIICIFISLFVLVLKEFLNHFNFSSCCQLKDSCLNSTRTQKIKLNNVRKIITEKI; via the coding sequence ATGGCTCTAAGGAGGTCTGCTTCGATGCTGTTGGCTTCAATGATTGTTCTCCACTGGGCAACTTTCTTTGCCTGGTCAGATTCTTCAACCTCAGTCCTCACCGTGGTCAACAGTCAGCTGAATTATGAAAgaagagagaaaacagagaagACCCTAAATGTTGTCAAAGATTCTCTCCTTCTTTTTCAAGATGTCATGGAAAACATTGACTCCGAGAAGTTGTCAACTGTCCTGCAGGGAATTTCCAGCTTTGCTAGTTTGGCACCAGGTGTTGGAGCTTTGGTCTCCTCTGTCATCAACATGGTCTTGGCCTTTATCCCTCAGGATGACCCGGTGCTGAATGAGGTGAAGAAAGGGTTTGTTGAGGTGAACCAGAAACTGGACTCTCTGTCCATCAAGATCTCCAACCTGGCAACACACGTAGAATGGACCAACTATGCCAGCGTCTACTCTAGAGATGAAGCCACCATCCTCAATGTCTGGAAGAAGTTTGATGAGTTTCTGGATAAAACTGGATCACAACATGTTAAGGAAAACAATCAAAATGCTGAAATATTCATCAACTACTATAAAAGCTGTGGAGCTGAGTCCAGTGTGTCCAATCTTTACCGCTACCTGACAGTAGACAGCATGTCTCTGAGTGAAAACCTCAACAACCTACTGAAGAAGAAGTTTAAATGTGATCTTTATATGATTGGCAGATATAACTTGTACTTGAGCAGTTTGTTTTGGAAGGGGATGGTGCTCAACCAGTTCTACTGGAAACTGACTGGTGTTAAAACAAAAGGCAAAGAAGCTGAACATGTGCAGATGTTCAAGAAGGTTTCTGAAGCTCAGTTATCAGCTGTGAAGTTCTGCCTAAACAACTATGAGCAGTACTTGAAGAACGATGTGGAAGAGATCACAAAAGATCTCAGTCCTGACAAAAAAGCCATTGCTCTTAAGGTGAAAGAGGTTCTGGACAACAAGTACCGCTGGTATAGctgggtggtggtggtgtttgACCAAAGCAAGTCCAAGAATCACCAGCTTTATGCTCGGTTTGTCTTCAAAATTGGCAGCCTTGTTGTGGCTGTGGACTACACTGTAAAGTCCAGCATGATACATGTTAAAGAAGTTAAGAACACAATCAGAAGTTGTTTTGAAAACAAGAAGTGTGAAATTGAGACCACAGCACAGAAATGCAGCCATCAATGGCATCCCAAAGATCATGATGATGAAATTACtatttcttttgaaaaatatgCCGTAGTTACACAAGTTGCCTATAAAAACGCGTTTGAAGAAGTTCCAGCACCTTTTCATCGAGTGAAGTGTTCATGGGACGGCTATGACAGCTGGATCTCTGTTCATTACTCCAGAACCGAACCTGTCTGTAGCAGCAATCGATGTAAGAACAATGGGAAATGCAAGAGGCTGCTCAGGTCCAATGAGTGGCTGTGTGAGTGTCAGGATGGTTACTATGGAGACACCTGTGAAAAAATGATGAACATGACAGTGACACCAGTACCAGTACCAACCAGCCCTGTGGAGTCCAAACAACAGATCATCATGAAGACAGTGAAGAAGTCATATATACTTattatttgcattttcattagtttgtttgttttggtgctGAAAGAGTTTCTGAACCATTTTAACTTCTCCTCATGCTGTCAACTCAAGGATTCCTGCTTGAACTCAACAAGGACTCAGAAGATCAAATTAAATAATGTTCGCAAGATAATCACTGAGAAAATATGA